A region of the Candidatus Cloacimonadota bacterium genome:
AACCCTGTCCTGAAAAATGCGAATGTGCTTATGTTCGTGAAGTAATTCAAATTGTAAAAAATAAATGATTTGACATTCATTTTGCGCAAAAGTTATTTTAATCTGAAATAATAAAAAGGAAGGAGAAATCATGAAAAGGACTTTTCTAATAATATTTTTAATCGTTATTGTTGGCTTGTTTGCCAAGCAATTTCAACTTACAGAATTTCGTTCCCTGCCAGCTGATTTTCATGCGGAACGCAACTCTGTGCTGGATATGGACATGGAATATTGTGCAGCTGTCAAAGTGGAATGCGATGTGCCTACAGACCTGAATCTGAAACAGAAAGTATACAAACGAGAAAACATCGCATCGGGTGTGTATTATTTTTTCGTTTCTGCTCGTGAACAGCAGATCACATTTGAAGCTCCCGATTACGAACCACTCACAGTCGATGTTCCGGAAGGCGGCCTGGAAAAAGGAGTTACCTATTATGCACGTTTGGAAAGCATAGATGATGTCATCATTACTTTGAATATTTATCCGTCGCCGGATCGGGTCAGCATCAACGAAAAACTGATCAGCAAAAGCAAAGTGATGATAGCTCCGGGAAGCTATCGACTGCAAATTGAAAAAGCCGGTTTCGAACCGATCGATGAAGAGATCTCAGTCGGCAAAAACAACACTTATTTTAACTACACATTAGCAA
Encoded here:
- a CDS encoding PEGA domain-containing protein — encoded protein: MKRTFLIIFLIVIVGLFAKQFQLTEFRSLPADFHAERNSVLDMDMEYCAAVKVECDVPTDLNLKQKVYKRENIASGVYYFFVSAREQQITFEAPDYEPLTVDVPEGGLEKGVTYYARLESIDDVIITLNIYPSPDRVSINEKLISKSKVMIAPGSYRLQIEKAGFEPIDEEISVGKNNTYFNYTLAKIGQEKVVVVEKEPIEEPVMETDEPAEFKLERFDVVYEITSCEMYEKQIVIELMIENIGDDREVTILGWRGFRTRMFDDAGNEFFPAKFNFANKTNNGDITIMMVNGVPTKASLIFRDINNSAEKIVKLDLGIWMQESDSFRMTFRDIPMEKK